The Cucurbita pepo subsp. pepo cultivar mu-cu-16 unplaced genomic scaffold, ASM280686v2 Cp4.1_scaffold003607, whole genome shotgun sequence genome includes the window GAGGCAAGTTCCTCTGCCCCTCTCAATCGACCCTTTTGAAAGTACCTCAAACAGAGTTCTAAAACCCCTTCAAAATGGCCCCTTCTGGAGGCAAAATGGCCACGAGAACCAGAGCAAATTTACCCAACTTGAAGCtgaacaagaaaatcaagaagacgaagaaacagcagcagcagcaaaaGCTGAAGCAGATTCCAGCGGTGATACTAAACGACGCCGTTCATTTCACCGACGACTCTACTGACATCGACGGCGGCTGCAGCACTCCAAAAGCAGAGAGATTCAGAATCCCGGAGATTCTAACATGTCCGCCGGCGCCGAAGAAGCCAAGACCCGCTTCGGATTGCTCATTACGACGATCGCCCATTGCCTTCTTTGCTCCTCCAGAATTAGAGCTCTTCTTCTGCGCCTTGCCGGTGCCTGACATTTCAGTCTG containing:
- the LOC111786957 gene encoding cyclin-dependent protein kinase inhibitor SMR15-like; its protein translation is MAPSGGKMATRTRANLPNLKLNKKIKKTKKQQQQQKLKQIPAVILNDAVHFTDDSTDIDGGCSTPKAERFRIPEILTCPPAPKKPRPASDCSLRRSPIAFFAPPELELFFCALPVPDISV